A genomic stretch from Flavobacterium humidisoli includes:
- a CDS encoding DUF1398 domain-containing protein gives MFTIEQIKEAHGKVKSGADFPNYIQDLIILGVKGYDTYVHDGSTVYYGLNNYTATAEEKYPEIKVADSPNKELFIENLVKHQHGETDYMTFCNHCAQAGIAKWRVDIIEMTCTYFDKSEHEILIEKIPV, from the coding sequence ATGTTTACAATCGAACAAATAAAAGAAGCACATGGAAAAGTAAAAAGTGGTGCAGATTTTCCAAATTATATCCAGGATTTAATCATTTTAGGCGTAAAAGGATATGATACTTACGTTCACGACGGAAGCACTGTTTACTATGGATTAAACAATTATACCGCAACAGCTGAAGAAAAATATCCGGAGATTAAAGTTGCCGATTCTCCAAACAAAGAACTTTTTATAGAAAATTTGGTAAAACACCAGCATGGCGAAACGGATTATATGACTTTCTGTAATCATTGTGCACAAGCTGGAATTGCAAAATGGCGCGTTGATATTATTGAAATGACTTGCACTTACTTTGATAAATCTGAACACGAAATTTTAATCGAAAAAATTCCTGTTTAA
- a CDS encoding family 16 glycoside hydrolase produces MKIKFAVFLLLQLILISCSSTISTAKKEYTLNNSKELKSNWKIHSKEWVLKNDTLTGNGSLSPWGVLVSKKQLPNNYEIDLKVNMTNSSLFEIMLNLDKGKYIRTYLYQIDQNIVIGDGVYDKKDDSYGKRGGKTLFKKPMKLENNKWYAVKIRVTNNQLYFSVDNKTYLECSLEKSNLNQKGKLGFITNGEVKIIDLTIKSL; encoded by the coding sequence ATGAAAATAAAATTTGCAGTATTTCTTCTTTTGCAGTTAATCTTGATTTCGTGTTCTAGCACCATTTCAACAGCAAAAAAAGAATATACTTTAAACAATTCAAAAGAACTAAAATCAAATTGGAAAATCCATTCTAAAGAATGGGTTTTAAAAAACGATACCCTTACAGGAAACGGTTCTCTTTCGCCATGGGGAGTTTTGGTTTCAAAGAAACAGCTCCCAAATAATTATGAAATCGATTTGAAAGTCAACATGACAAATTCATCTTTATTCGAAATAATGCTCAATTTGGATAAAGGAAAATACATTAGAACGTACTTGTATCAGATTGATCAAAACATTGTAATTGGTGACGGGGTCTACGATAAAAAAGACGATTCGTATGGCAAACGAGGTGGAAAAACCTTATTCAAAAAACCAATGAAATTAGAAAATAACAAATGGTATGCTGTAAAAATCAGAGTCACAAACAACCAATTATATTTTTCCGTAGACAACAAAACTTATTTGGAATGTTCGCTCGAAAAAAGCAACCTAAACCAAAAAGGAAAACTGGGTTTCATAACCAATGGAGAAGTCAAAATTATCGATTTAACAATAAAATCTCTATAA
- a CDS encoding ATP-binding cassette domain-containing protein: protein MQHWDILLSNQVNKKKLIDNILNGEATGELAVFNHQKGILFSDIAIEKFIEKEFQYDSVEASPDSHRQLRTFSSGERKKEFLKYCINQKPDYIIFDNPFDHLDQASRVILADSLKDLTQDIAIIQLLNRTVDVLEFVPNKAQIKDNTFELHPFKKTENHFKTLNTTSIPKATSIPTFPEDELIRLENVSVSYDERKILDNISWTIKQGEFWQLIGPNGSGKSTILSLITGDNPKGFGQNLFLFGRKKGTGESVWDIKKQIGIYTTSMMDLFQKGHTVEQMILSGFFDQIGLYTEPTTHQKNIVTQWLEVIEMTHLRKKRFIDLSIGQQRVALIVRAVLKHPPLLILDEPVEGLDDENVDLVIQLINTIKQETNVSILYVSHRIEQGLAPTSVFELLPSQTGSIGKIK, encoded by the coding sequence ATGCAACACTGGGATATACTTTTATCAAATCAGGTAAATAAAAAGAAATTAATAGACAATATATTAAATGGAGAAGCAACGGGAGAATTAGCCGTTTTTAACCATCAAAAAGGAATACTGTTTTCTGATATTGCAATCGAAAAATTCATCGAAAAAGAGTTTCAATATGACAGCGTAGAAGCTTCTCCAGATTCGCATAGACAACTTCGAACTTTTTCTTCTGGCGAACGTAAAAAAGAGTTTCTAAAATATTGTATCAATCAAAAACCTGATTACATTATTTTCGATAATCCTTTTGATCATTTGGATCAGGCTTCAAGAGTAATTTTAGCCGATTCGCTAAAAGATCTAACTCAGGATATTGCAATTATTCAGCTTTTAAATCGTACTGTTGATGTACTTGAATTTGTGCCAAATAAAGCTCAAATTAAAGACAATACATTCGAATTACATCCATTTAAAAAAACTGAAAATCATTTCAAAACATTAAATACAACTTCAATTCCTAAAGCAACTTCAATTCCTACTTTTCCAGAAGATGAACTAATCAGACTTGAAAATGTTTCGGTGAGTTATGACGAAAGAAAGATTCTCGACAACATTTCCTGGACAATCAAACAAGGCGAATTCTGGCAGTTAATTGGTCCAAATGGTTCTGGAAAAAGCACCATTTTATCTTTGATAACAGGAGACAATCCGAAAGGTTTTGGGCAGAATTTGTTTTTGTTTGGAAGAAAAAAAGGAACTGGCGAAAGTGTTTGGGATATTAAAAAACAAATCGGGATTTACACTACTTCTATGATGGATCTGTTTCAGAAAGGTCATACGGTCGAACAGATGATATTATCGGGATTCTTTGACCAAATCGGACTTTATACAGAACCTACGACGCATCAAAAAAATATAGTAACGCAATGGCTTGAAGTGATTGAAATGACGCATTTAAGAAAAAAGCGTTTTATAGATCTTTCTATTGGGCAGCAGCGTGTGGCATTAATTGTTCGCGCCGTTTTAAAACATCCGCCATTATTAATTTTAGACGAACCTGTAGAAGGTTTAGATGACGAAAATGTAGATTTGGTAATTCAGCTTATCAACACGATAAAACAAGAAACCAATGTTTCTATACTTTATGTATCGCACCGAATCGAACAAGGCCTCGCTCCTACTTCTGTTTTCGAACTTCTGCCATCACAAACGGGATCAATAGGAAAAATAAAATAG
- a CDS encoding sulfurtransferase — protein MSTTFSPIITAQELIANSKIILIDARAGVNTFENYQKEHLKGARFVDLNRDLATIPENPANGGRHPLPSPKDFSHTLSALGISPSDHVVVYDDKNGSNFAARFWWMMRAIGHEKIQVLNGGFQAAIQAGFPTNSGNETFEKTDYPSQEWKLALADIEEVEKARKNDQNIVIDVRDKNRYDGLTEPLDLIAGHIPGAVNVPLTENLDENGLFKSADELAEKYKAILGNKKTENTIVHCGSGVTACHTLLAMDYAGLPIPKLYVGSWSEWSRNDREMALKENK, from the coding sequence ATGTCAACTACTTTTTCTCCTATTATTACGGCTCAAGAATTAATTGCTAATTCTAAAATCATTTTAATTGATGCTAGAGCTGGCGTGAATACTTTTGAAAATTATCAAAAAGAACATTTAAAAGGCGCTCGTTTTGTCGATTTAAATCGTGACTTGGCAACAATTCCAGAAAATCCTGCAAACGGAGGAAGACATCCATTGCCTTCTCCAAAGGATTTTTCACATACTCTTTCTGCATTAGGAATTTCACCTTCCGATCATGTTGTAGTTTACGATGATAAAAATGGTTCTAATTTCGCAGCACGTTTCTGGTGGATGATGCGCGCCATTGGACATGAAAAAATTCAGGTTTTAAATGGTGGTTTTCAAGCTGCAATTCAAGCTGGCTTTCCAACCAATTCTGGAAATGAGACTTTTGAAAAAACAGACTATCCTTCTCAAGAATGGAAATTGGCTTTAGCAGATATTGAAGAGGTTGAAAAAGCCCGTAAAAACGATCAAAATATCGTAATCGATGTTCGTGACAAGAACCGTTACGATGGCTTAACAGAACCTCTGGATTTAATTGCAGGACATATTCCGGGAGCTGTCAATGTTCCGTTAACTGAAAATTTAGACGAAAACGGATTGTTTAAATCTGCCGATGAATTGGCAGAAAAATACAAAGCAATTCTTGGAAATAAAAAAACAGAAAATACAATTGTTCATTGCGGTTCGGGAGTTACAGCTTGCCACACATTATTAGCAATGGATTACGCCGGGCTTCCAATTCCGAAATTGTATGTGGGTTCGTGGAGCGAATGGTCAAGAAACGATCGAGAAATGGCGTTGAAAGAAAATAAATAA
- a CDS encoding ThuA domain-containing protein codes for MTIFNQNHQTIFKKSILLVVLMVSFFGFSQNKKEHSKFKVIAFYTAKNDQAHISFVHEANKYFPKLAAQNHFQYDSTSNWDNLNAKFLSKYQIVLFLDTRPEKKEQRDAFQKYMENGGGFIGFHFSAFALNDSSYPQDWNWYHNTFLGSGEYGSNTWKPTSAVLRVENQHPVTKNLPKTFSSAPNEWYRWSDDLTKNPDIEILLAIDESSFPLGTGPKAHEIWHSGYYPVVWTNKKYKMVYVNMGHNDIDYEGGTNKTLSYTFENKTQSQLILNALLWLGNSKKK; via the coding sequence ATGACTATTTTCAACCAAAACCACCAAACCATCTTCAAGAAAAGTATTCTACTTGTAGTTTTAATGGTTTCTTTCTTTGGCTTTTCCCAAAATAAAAAAGAACATTCAAAATTTAAAGTCATTGCTTTTTATACTGCTAAAAACGATCAGGCCCATATTAGTTTTGTGCACGAAGCCAATAAATACTTCCCAAAACTAGCTGCGCAAAATCATTTTCAATATGATTCGACCAGTAACTGGGACAATTTGAATGCTAAGTTTCTATCTAAATATCAAATTGTTTTGTTTTTAGATACAAGACCTGAAAAAAAAGAACAGCGCGATGCTTTTCAAAAATACATGGAAAATGGTGGTGGTTTCATCGGATTTCATTTTTCGGCATTTGCCTTAAATGATTCTAGTTATCCTCAAGATTGGAACTGGTATCATAATACTTTTTTAGGTTCTGGCGAATATGGAAGCAATACTTGGAAACCAACTTCAGCAGTTTTAAGAGTAGAAAACCAACATCCTGTTACTAAAAATCTGCCAAAAACATTCTCATCTGCTCCAAACGAATGGTATAGATGGTCTGATGATTTGACCAAAAATCCTGATATCGAGATTTTGCTTGCAATAGACGAATCTAGCTTTCCTCTTGGAACAGGTCCAAAAGCACATGAAATCTGGCACAGCGGTTATTATCCTGTTGTCTGGACCAATAAAAAATACAAAATGGTATATGTGAATATGGGGCATAATGATATTGATTATGAAGGCGGAACAAACAAAACCTTATCGTACACTTTTGAAAACAAAACACAAAGTCAATTAATTTTGAATGCTTTGCTTTGGCTTGGAAATTCAAAGAAAAAATAA
- a CDS encoding acyl-CoA thioesterase, which produces MASFTKEISFRWSDLDPNFHVRHSAYYDFGAQHRIEILEELGLTLKVMQTQGFGPVLFREECVFRKELKLSDKIFIHTKTSKMKADASRWSIIHEFRREDDTLCATITVDGAWMDTKLRKLAFPTPEIAIQALSIFPKSDDFIGL; this is translated from the coding sequence ATGGCTTCATTTACAAAAGAAATATCTTTCCGTTGGTCAGATCTTGATCCTAATTTTCATGTTCGCCACAGTGCTTACTATGATTTTGGTGCTCAACATCGTATCGAAATTTTAGAAGAATTGGGTTTAACATTAAAAGTAATGCAAACGCAAGGTTTTGGTCCTGTTTTGTTCAGAGAAGAATGCGTTTTCAGAAAAGAATTAAAACTTTCAGACAAAATATTCATTCATACTAAAACTTCAAAAATGAAAGCCGACGCTTCACGTTGGTCTATCATTCACGAATTTAGAAGAGAAGACGATACGCTTTGCGCAACAATCACAGTTGATGGTGCGTGGATGGATACCAAACTGAGAAAGCTAGCTTTTCCAACGCCAGAAATCGCGATTCAGGCTTTGAGTATTTTTCCAAAAAGTGATGATTTTATTGGACTATAA
- a CDS encoding TlpA disulfide reductase family protein, with protein sequence MKKIILLAIFLIAQTFYAQKQVAKKPETVIIINNEIATMDQVMKYGNEGYVKSMNKGVSEEKRNELAKKFGDKIGDREFIVVVEVFTEQEKIENDKKIKATALDPKYQVKQEQFLLNINDKAKDFTLKLVDGKEVKLSDLKGKVVLVNFWATWCAPCLQEFYDIPSKILEPFKNDNFVFLAISSGESETAVAKKVVKLKSDGLDFNFGFDPKEVIWNQYATNAIPKNFLIDQNGIIKYVAVGNAEGNLDKIASEIKKLLSK encoded by the coding sequence ATGAAAAAAATCATTCTTCTAGCAATTTTTCTAATTGCTCAAACATTTTATGCGCAAAAACAAGTCGCAAAAAAACCTGAAACCGTTATTATTATCAACAACGAAATTGCCACAATGGATCAAGTTATGAAATATGGCAATGAGGGTTATGTCAAATCAATGAATAAAGGCGTTAGTGAAGAAAAGCGAAATGAACTAGCAAAAAAATTTGGCGATAAAATTGGCGACAGAGAATTTATAGTGGTCGTAGAGGTTTTTACTGAGCAAGAAAAAATCGAAAACGATAAAAAGATTAAAGCTACTGCCTTAGATCCAAAATATCAAGTCAAACAAGAACAATTTCTTTTAAATATAAACGATAAAGCCAAAGACTTTACTTTAAAACTTGTAGACGGAAAAGAGGTAAAACTATCTGACTTAAAAGGAAAAGTAGTACTGGTTAATTTCTGGGCAACTTGGTGCGCGCCTTGCTTGCAAGAGTTTTACGATATTCCATCAAAAATTCTTGAGCCTTTTAAAAATGACAACTTTGTTTTTTTAGCAATTTCAAGCGGAGAGTCTGAAACTGCAGTGGCTAAAAAAGTAGTGAAACTAAAAAGTGACGGTCTTGATTTTAACTTTGGCTTTGATCCAAAAGAAGTAATTTGGAATCAATATGCAACAAATGCAATTCCTAAAAACTTTTTAATCGATCAAAACGGAATTATAAAATATGTGGCAGTAGGAAATGCTGAAGGAAACCTAGACAAGATAGCAAGTGAAATCAAAAAACTGCTTTCAAAATAG
- a CDS encoding SRPBCC family protein, with the protein MTSDILTTTSDSEIVTTRVLNFPQELVFKAWSNPEHLKNWWGPKGFTNTFHEFDFRVGGIWKFTMHGPERGNFENECEFIKIDKPNLIAWKRHSKPLFQILTTFEAITENETKVVFKMLFETEAECQKLKPYVVDKNEENFDKLEVELSKMKL; encoded by the coding sequence ATGACTTCAGATATTCTTACTACAACATCAGATTCAGAAATTGTAACCACACGAGTTCTGAATTTTCCTCAAGAACTTGTTTTTAAAGCATGGAGCAATCCAGAACATTTGAAAAATTGGTGGGGACCAAAAGGTTTTACCAATACGTTTCATGAATTTGATTTTCGCGTAGGCGGAATATGGAAATTCACCATGCATGGCCCTGAAAGAGGAAATTTTGAAAACGAATGCGAATTCATAAAAATAGACAAACCCAATCTTATTGCTTGGAAACGCCATTCGAAACCGCTTTTTCAAATTCTGACAACATTTGAAGCTATTACTGAAAATGAAACCAAAGTAGTTTTTAAAATGCTTTTTGAAACTGAAGCTGAATGCCAGAAATTAAAGCCTTATGTTGTCGATAAAAACGAAGAAAACTTTGATAAACTAGAAGTTGAATTATCTAAAATGAAATTATGA
- the dnaK gene encoding molecular chaperone DnaK encodes MGKIIGIDLGTTNSCVSVMEGNEAVVIPNAEGKRTTPSIIAFVEGGEIKVGDPAKRQAVTNPTKTIASIKRFMGHTFAETQEEAKRVPYSVVKGDNNTPRVDIDGRLYTAQELSAMTLQKMKKTAEDYLGQTVTEAVITVPAYFNDAQRQATKEAGEIAGLKVMRIINEPTAAALAYGLDKKGNDQKIAVYDLGGGTFDISVLELGDGVFEVLSTNGDTHLGGDDFDQVIIDWLADEFKTEEGIDLRLDPMSLQRLKEAAEKAKIELSSSAETEINLPYVTATASGPKHLVKKLSRAKFEQLSDSLVKRSMEPVAKALKDAGLSTSDIDEVILVGGSTRMPRIADEVEKFFGKKASKGVNPDEVVAIGAAIQGGVLSGDVKDVLLLDVTPLSLGIETMGGVLTKLIESNTTIPTKKSQVFSTAADSQPSVEIHVLQGERAMAADNKTIGRFHLDGIPPAPRGVPQIEVTFDIDANGIIKVSATDKGTGKSHDIRIEASSGLTAEEIEKMKKDAEANADADRIAKERAEKLNEADSTIFQTESQLKELGDKLTDDQKTAIEYALTELRMAHQSQDLDAIQKGLDNVNAAWKTATEAMYAQGGEGQQAAPQQEQSSGDNVEDVEFEEVK; translated from the coding sequence ATGGGTAAAATAATCGGAATTGACTTAGGTACGACGAACTCTTGTGTTTCTGTAATGGAAGGTAACGAAGCAGTTGTTATCCCTAACGCAGAAGGAAAAAGAACTACACCATCTATCATCGCTTTTGTTGAAGGTGGAGAAATTAAAGTAGGTGATCCTGCAAAAAGACAAGCAGTAACGAATCCTACAAAAACGATTGCTTCTATTAAACGTTTTATGGGACACACTTTTGCTGAAACTCAAGAAGAGGCAAAAAGAGTTCCTTACAGTGTTGTAAAAGGTGACAACAATACTCCACGTGTGGATATTGACGGTCGTTTATACACTGCTCAAGAATTGTCTGCTATGACACTTCAAAAAATGAAAAAAACTGCTGAAGACTATTTAGGTCAAACAGTAACTGAGGCAGTTATCACTGTTCCTGCATACTTTAACGATGCTCAGCGTCAAGCTACAAAAGAAGCTGGTGAAATCGCTGGTCTTAAAGTTATGCGTATCATCAACGAGCCAACTGCTGCTGCACTTGCTTACGGATTAGATAAAAAAGGAAATGATCAAAAAATTGCTGTTTACGATTTAGGTGGAGGTACTTTTGATATCTCTGTTCTTGAATTAGGAGACGGTGTATTTGAAGTATTATCTACAAATGGTGATACTCACTTAGGTGGTGATGATTTTGACCAAGTTATTATTGACTGGTTAGCTGACGAATTCAAAACTGAAGAAGGTATTGATTTACGTTTAGATCCAATGTCATTACAACGTTTGAAAGAAGCTGCTGAGAAAGCTAAGATTGAATTATCATCTTCTGCTGAAACAGAAATCAACTTACCATACGTAACTGCTACTGCTTCTGGACCAAAACACTTAGTGAAAAAATTATCTAGAGCTAAATTTGAGCAATTATCTGATTCTTTAGTAAAACGTTCTATGGAGCCAGTTGCTAAAGCATTAAAAGATGCAGGTTTATCTACATCTGATATTGACGAAGTTATCCTTGTAGGAGGTTCTACTCGTATGCCAAGAATCGCTGACGAAGTTGAAAAATTCTTCGGTAAAAAAGCGTCTAAAGGTGTTAATCCTGATGAGGTTGTTGCTATTGGAGCTGCTATTCAAGGTGGAGTTTTATCTGGAGATGTAAAAGATGTATTGTTACTTGACGTAACACCTCTTTCTTTAGGTATCGAAACTATGGGTGGTGTATTGACTAAATTAATCGAGTCTAACACAACTATCCCAACTAAAAAATCTCAAGTATTCTCTACTGCTGCTGATTCTCAACCATCTGTTGAAATCCACGTATTACAAGGAGAAAGAGCGATGGCTGCTGATAACAAAACTATCGGTCGTTTCCACTTAGATGGTATTCCACCAGCACCAAGAGGAGTTCCTCAAATCGAAGTAACTTTCGATATCGATGCTAATGGTATCATCAAAGTTTCTGCAACTGACAAAGGAACTGGAAAATCTCACGATATCCGTATCGAAGCTTCTTCTGGTTTAACAGCTGAAGAAATCGAAAAAATGAAAAAAGATGCTGAAGCTAACGCTGATGCTGACAGAATTGCAAAAGAAAGAGCTGAGAAATTGAACGAAGCTGACAGTACTATCTTCCAAACTGAATCTCAATTGAAAGAGTTAGGAGATAAATTGACAGACGATCAAAAAACAGCTATCGAATACGCTTTAACTGAATTGAGAATGGCTCACCAATCTCAAGATCTTGACGCAATCCAAAAAGGATTAGACAATGTAAATGCAGCTTGGAAAACAGCTACAGAAGCAATGTATGCTCAAGGTGGTGAAGGACAACAAGCTGCTCCACAACAAGAGCAGTCTTCTGGAGACAATGTTGAAGACGTTGAATTCGAAGAAGTAAAATAA
- a CDS encoding Na+/H+ antiporter, with product MENYSIIIFILAIVIGLSAFADKAKLPYPILLVIVGVAIGFIPTMQEIEINPEIIFLIFLPPLLYDASFNISPKHFKTNLSTISTLAIPLVFLTTFWIAVVSHYMIPGMTWPLSFVLGAILSATDAVAAVNITKGLGLPEKTLTILEGESLINDASALVAYRFAVATAMGSAFIIWKATLNFVLLLGGGFLVGFVMSKILAFILAKVRKNINVTISFMLLMPFVTYLVAEHLSVSGVIAVVILGLAMARLSNKIFPENLKNNSKSLWDVIIFLLNGLIFILIGLNFRYILKDIDDSMILPYIGYALIITIVALITRMTRVFFQKKNLQKAFLNNKRGKRKVSENALLDFGNSLIISWSGMRGIVSLAIAIGLPKFLEDGTPFPLRNAIIFISVAVVLLTLIGQGLTLPWIVKKINEIEEKRQLKE from the coding sequence ATGGAAAACTACAGCATTATTATATTCATACTTGCCATTGTCATAGGACTATCAGCTTTTGCCGATAAAGCCAAACTTCCCTACCCGATTCTACTTGTTATCGTTGGAGTCGCAATCGGGTTTATTCCGACTATGCAGGAAATCGAGATCAATCCCGAAATTATTTTCCTGATTTTTCTTCCTCCATTATTATATGATGCTTCTTTCAATATTTCACCCAAACATTTTAAAACGAATCTTAGCACTATTAGCACATTAGCGATTCCGCTTGTATTTCTTACTACATTTTGGATTGCAGTTGTTTCTCACTACATGATACCAGGCATGACCTGGCCTTTGTCTTTTGTACTAGGAGCCATTCTCTCCGCTACAGACGCTGTTGCAGCAGTAAACATTACAAAAGGTCTTGGTTTACCCGAAAAAACACTTACCATTTTAGAAGGCGAAAGTCTTATAAATGATGCCTCTGCTCTTGTTGCTTATCGCTTTGCAGTTGCGACAGCAATGGGTTCTGCTTTTATTATTTGGAAAGCAACCCTAAACTTTGTTTTATTGCTTGGAGGAGGTTTTTTGGTTGGTTTTGTAATGAGTAAAATCTTGGCTTTTATTCTTGCAAAAGTTCGTAAAAATATCAATGTGACCATTAGTTTTATGCTTTTAATGCCATTTGTAACCTATCTAGTCGCAGAGCATTTAAGTGTTTCTGGAGTAATTGCAGTTGTTATTCTAGGTTTAGCAATGGCACGTTTGAGCAATAAAATCTTTCCCGAAAATTTAAAAAACAATTCAAAAAGTCTTTGGGATGTTATTATTTTTTTACTCAACGGATTGATTTTCATATTAATCGGACTCAATTTTCGATATATATTAAAAGACATTGACGACAGTATGATCTTACCCTATATTGGTTATGCCTTAATAATTACAATCGTTGCATTAATAACGAGAATGACAAGAGTCTTTTTTCAAAAGAAAAACCTGCAAAAGGCCTTTCTAAACAACAAAAGAGGAAAACGAAAAGTAAGCGAAAATGCCCTTCTGGATTTTGGAAACAGCCTAATTATAAGCTGGTCTGGAATGCGAGGCATAGTATCGCTGGCCATTGCGATTGGACTTCCTAAATTTCTAGAAGACGGAACTCCTTTTCCACTCAGAAATGCTATTATCTTTATCTCTGTTGCAGTTGTATTATTGACATTAATCGGACAAGGATTAACACTGCCATGGATTGTCAAAAAAATAAATGAAATTGAAGAAAAAAGACAGCTTAAAGAATAA
- a CDS encoding alpha/beta fold hydrolase: MKILRLLFILIPYLSFAQQGNIKALDINLSNYEYPFPVHFIELSSQRQYMKMSYMDIIPENYNQKNIVLLHGKNFNGAYWETTIKALTKEGYRVIVPDQIGFGKSTKPDNFQYTFQQLAENTKKLLDHLGIQKTTILGHSMGGMLATRFALMYPETTEKLVLENPIGLEDWKLVVPYKPVDWWYESELKQNYEGIKQYQMANYYDGKWNADYQKWAELGAGWTTAPDYNIVAWNSALLYDMIFTQPVLYEFKNIKCPTLLIIGTRDKTALGKPLVSEEVRKTMGNYAELGKKTQKAIPNAKLVEIPNTGHLPHIESFDSFIKSLIVFLK; the protein is encoded by the coding sequence ATGAAAATCCTGAGACTATTATTCATACTTATTCCCTACTTAAGTTTTGCCCAACAGGGAAATATAAAAGCTTTAGATATTAATTTAAGTAATTACGAATATCCTTTCCCTGTTCATTTTATCGAATTGAGCAGTCAGCGCCAGTACATGAAAATGAGTTACATGGATATCATTCCAGAAAACTACAATCAAAAAAATATTGTCTTACTCCACGGAAAAAATTTCAATGGCGCTTATTGGGAAACTACTATTAAAGCTTTGACAAAAGAAGGTTATCGAGTAATTGTTCCCGACCAGATTGGATTTGGAAAATCGACAAAACCAGACAATTTTCAATACACTTTTCAGCAGTTAGCCGAAAACACCAAGAAACTTTTAGACCATTTGGGAATTCAAAAAACGACCATTTTAGGACATTCTATGGGCGGCATGCTGGCGACACGTTTTGCATTGATGTATCCTGAAACTACAGAAAAATTAGTTTTAGAAAATCCGATTGGTTTGGAAGACTGGAAATTAGTCGTTCCTTATAAACCCGTTGATTGGTGGTACGAATCGGAATTAAAACAGAATTACGAAGGGATCAAACAATATCAAATGGCAAATTATTACGATGGAAAGTGGAATGCCGATTACCAAAAATGGGCCGAACTGGGCGCAGGATGGACAACCGCACCAGATTATAACATTGTTGCTTGGAATTCTGCTCTTTTGTACGATATGATTTTTACACAACCTGTTTTATATGAATTCAAAAACATAAAATGTCCCACATTATTAATTATCGGAACAAGAGATAAAACAGCTTTAGGAAAACCCTTAGTTTCTGAAGAAGTGAGAAAAACGATGGGAAATTATGCCGAATTGGGCAAGAAAACACAAAAAGCAATTCCGAATGCAAAATTGGTGGAAATTCCAAATACGGGACATTTGCCACATATCGAATCTTTTGATTCGTTTATAAAATCATTAATCGTATTTTTGAAATAA